TCCAACGTGCTGAAAGAATGTTTGGGAGTCACGAACGACAGAACAACTGCATGTGCTATACATTTTGCCAAGTCTCTTTTATCCATATAAATATCCATgaatccattttcttttttgtattctACTGCCCCTGTGTGGTATTTTTCAGTAGCTGCATCAATTGGATGTAAAATGATGCCTTTCTGCAGTCAAAACATACATTGCAGATGTTAGACccttattttcattattttgtacATAGCCTACCAACACCTCCTGTAAAAGGTTCCCCTCGTTTAAAACTGCGTAACTAGCAAAACATGCATTTCACGCAAATTTGTaaaactgtatgtatgtatacacatacatacatacatatatatatacatacatacatacatatatatatatatacatacatatatatatatatacatacatatatatatatatatatatatatatatatacatatatatatatatatacatacatacatacatacatatatatatatatttttttttttaaagcaagtgTGGTGGCAATATTCACCGACTACTCAATGTAATGCAATATCTAATATAAGATAATGTTAACACAATTCAGGTCccataaagattttttttgaagCAGTCTAACAGCAGCTGTTTAAATGTTAATGCTGTTAAATTCAAGTAAGTATACAGAAAATCAAGTTCAACCGTTGAATTTATTATGAGCTATGAGAgacaacaaaatcaaacatcaAGGcaccaaaaacaccaaaattcaTCTTCATCCAAGTCCATCTCTGAGCTTACGCAAATTGTGTGAAACAATTTGTGGCAGCATTCACATTGAACCCACAACAGCAATCCTTCTGGATCCTTTGGAGGGTGAGGCTGTCGGCACCGTCCACATCGCAAAATCTTCGTTTCCCATTTCTTATTTTTTGCAGCTATGTCACctgctcagagagagagaaaaaagaacatGTGTTAGGAAACTGCTGAATTTTCATGGGTTTACATGTAAACACTGTTAAGCATACGTACCAGTGGATGTTGTGGGTTCAGCAGTGGAGGAGCTGAGGGAGCTAGAAGCCTGAAGGTCTGCCAAAGATTCAAAGCTgtgcataaaaaaataaaatacatgacTTAGACATGTTTACTCTTTTATTATAGCTTGTtaccaacattttaaaatgccaacacaaagaaagtggaaggtaacggacatctggccgaaataAAAAGACATCCGGCATAATATCCGGCAGCACcacaatcctggaagtggaacattgtggatatagactacatattACCGGTATATAAAGTATTTCTATTGACAGTGTAAGAAAGAAGCTGCTGTATGCTCTACAAAATCATATTAAAGATTAACATCATTATTCTTAATCTTAATCTTATGCATGCATTCACATACAAAATGTAGGCTGCTTTgtcaaaaagaagagaaaaagcaGCATTCCAGCagcctgttaaaaaaaagtaacaaagaaAGAAGCATTGTGTGCAATATTCTACCTTCTCTTCctacctctctgtctctctctcaaacacagacactttagggctgcacgatctgaggaaaatatctaatggCGATTATtctgactgatattgcgatatgattcacaatattggagggaattatcatttttgtatcattattctcattgaaaaatatttaaataaaattaaaatgattatagtgtgatttttgtaaGGATATGTACCAAACTGATTTTTTCTTaagtctgtaggatacgatttgtaggcctcgacgtctctgcagcactaCAATACTTAATggagaatggtttgacacatattttgccataTGGATATTACGATTTCGATAAagttgcgattaattgtgcagcgcTAACACACGTACAGTGGCGCTCACTCCGCCTCTGTCCTTCTCGGTTTGTGGGTCAGACTCGGGTTAGGTTTGGGTGGTTGATTAACATTGCAGAtctgtaggggtgggaatcagcaGAGGCTTACAATACGACATCAtaacgatacttatgtcacgacgatacttatgtcacgatacgatattattgcgattttaaacatattgcaaaatcctgcgatatattgcattcattaacttttttccaacttcaaatttttcccaatttcaaattatgtccccaaaatgGGCTTTTGtcaaactttgtcaacatcggttttatctaaaaagatacatttctctgtttgttcatctcacttcaattgtattgctgcaaaatcagattgtctagcggacagactgaccaacacataaataataatagattgatacttggcgtctgtgtatcgatacagtattgccttggaaaatattgcaatactatgctgtatcgatttttccccccacccctacagATCGGCTCACACAAACTAGACGCTGACACGGTTGTGTCACATGTCATGTCTCTTTGGCTTCCGGGATGCTATGTGAAATGACACTGTAGGGCGACATTACTTTTATTaactcatttttttgtttttaacatcatttattaatACCGCAAGGgaaattcaaataaaattaCACCTCCTGTCCTTGGTGCTGTGTGAAAAATCAAGCATTATCACAGTTATTTTTTAGATATACCAGTACAGGGCCCGTTCAAAATGTGCCTGGTTGGAACAGGCCGAGTTCTTGGCCTGTGGAATAGCTGCttgtagctttctccagaaccattgcaccccaaaataacttacagaaggaccccaaagcaACCCAACTGTATTAcctgtatttacctgacagagaaatgttactGGTTATGTTGGAGAGTCTgattttactcacaaaatatACAAATTTACAACTTAATACGGTAATATGATAGTGTCTTGGTTTTGTTTGATATCTTAATGTGAAGGGTAGACACAGAAGAATTGAAGCCAgctatggcattttttttcttccctcaaCCTTTATTGTGCGGTCATCCAACActgtccaaactgctccaaattccaAACGCCAAGTTAACTGGGTACCCAGCAAGCCAAAGCGTGAAGTAGATTGGACAAATGGTCCTCGAGATATTTGAAAGACaacggacacaaacacacacacacacacacacacacacacacacacacacacacacacacacacacacacacacacacacacacacacacacacacacacacacacacacacacacacacacacacacacacagatttataGGTAGATTTGCTCAAACATTCTAGTAGTATGCACCCAAATAATTTACCCACCTGTAGGCCTACTTGTCATGTGGTGATAATATATTTATCCATGTATGACACCACAAAAAGATGCTGCTTTTCATTACATACACAGGTGATGCATGTGTGAGCAGATGGGGGGTGCAGCCAGTGCTGGACTTTGTACCCGTTTTCCTCAACCTCTATGTGCTGCAGGCTGTTTGTACAAACCTGCAGCTCTTTGGGGAGATGGAGGAACCAGTGATCAATATGAAGTATAATTGTAATTTTACAATTATCATTGATACCGCACAGTTGtacatataataaaatatatatatatattttattatatgtaCAACTGTGCGgtatatatacactaccggtcaatttattttggttttttattgaaattttagcagttcaagtccagtgaatagcttgaaatggtacaaaggtaagtggtgaactgacTAAggttaacaaaaaaagaaaggttaccgaaaactgaaaaaataatgtacatttcagaattttacaaaaaggcctttttcagggaacaacaAATGGGTTAacacgtaaagctgttctgcagcaatggaggttgatcaagttTTGAAAGTTGATcaactttcatttcatttatgtcAAACGTTTGAGTACTGATACATTGTGTTGAGATTTATCAGTCAAACTAGTTTTTTAACTAAGGAAAAGGAGCATTTACTTCACTATAATAAGAATGTAAGAACTAGTTTCTGACTGATGTTAAGGGTTACTAACTGATCACTGAGCATTTCTCATAAGAACTCTTTATAAAACTGCTGTAAAACACATCACAATgtgagggggggagggagggacagTTCAGGCTGGTCTGGTGCTCCATGCGTCCATCAGTGGGTCTTCACTGACGGTTAAAGGgctgttccaacttgtctggattacttacaaccccctctgtttgtataaaagtattgttggaacaaactgtggtaccgtaccctcgtgagcattatttgaacagtactGTACTGccgaaagtagtgtgttgctataaaaatggcgggaaaaagacaattaacaatggaagagagacagaccatcataacacttaagaatgttggtctttcctacagagaaattgcgaagaaagtcaaggtgtaaGTGAGTatagtattcttcaccatcaaaaggcacttagaaactgggggaaactctgacaggaagaggtctggcagacccaaagccacaacagaatcagaagacaagtttctgagagtcaacagcttgcgtgataggcggctcacaggacaacagcttcaagcacagcttaatagtggtcgtaataagcggttgcagcaagaaagccattgctaagacgtcagaataagaaaaatatgcttgcctgggccaagaaacatcgtcaatggactactgaagactggaagaaggtgctatggactgatgaatcaaaatttgaaatcttcggttcatcacgcaggatttttgtacaccGTTGAGTaagcgaaaggatggttcctcagtgtgtgacatcaactgtcaaacatggaggaggaagcgtgatggtctggcgCTGTTTTGCCAcagtcggtgatttgtacaaaGTGAAAggcaaaacggctaccacagcattttgcagcgctatacagtaccctctggtatgcgcctagttggtcaggggttcatcctacagcaagataatgacacaaaacataagtccaagctatgccagaactaccttagcaaaaaagaagaagatggtaagcttaaaaacatggagtggccagcacagtgaccagacttaaaccccattgagctggtttgggatgaactggacagaaaagtgaaagcaaagcaacctacaagtgccacacatttatgggaacttctgcaacagagttgggaagaactttctgaagaatatttgatttccattgtagaaagaatgccacgagtgtgttcagctgttatatctgccaaaggggaaTACTTTGATGAGCCAAAAATggagaatacattttggtttataaattgattccatgatttcttttttaacttaaattgttcatttgttctattctttcatttcagagtacaataagacattgaactgcatgaatttcaataaaaacctggaaaaaattggggtgttctaaaacttttgaccagtagaatatatacactaccggtcaaaagtttggggtcacttagaaatttccattccagacagaataccagctgagatcagttgcattgtttttttaatcagggcagcagttttcagattacattatgtgcttacataattgcaaaagggttctcgactgttgtagaaagaagtggctgatctttaatgcaatatctacattgcccattatcaaaACCactcatccaatgttccaaaggcacattctgtttactaatctgatatcattttaaaaggctgacTGAGGAAACATTGGAGAActcttttgcaattatgtaagcacataatgtaatctgaaaactgctgccctggttaaaaaaacaatgcaactgatctcagctggtattctgtctggaatggaaatttctaagtgaccccaaacttttgaccggtaatatataaattacatgtaatgtaatatatgtatatatactgtgttgAACAGCACTCCTGTGAACTAAACAATTTACCTTGTACAGTTTGTGCTGTTGGTTACATCTGGCTGGTGACTGGAGTCATCAGTTGACACCTCAGACCTTGTCCTTTTGACTGGTGTGGATCTCGTCCTTGGAACCTCACCTTTGCTTCTCCTGTTGTTAACTTCTCCAGCACCATCATTTGTGCTGTCTGGTTCTGTCTGGCACCCGATCTCTGTGGTTCGTTTATGCTGAAACAGAACAGGAATCTGTTTTTCGAAaataattgtgttataactagTAGAGATGCCCAGATCAATGTTTTATTCGCCACCGATTGCCGGaccatatcggtcgatatatcgtttagttttgttttgcTATCAGCCGACCTTGACTGTATAAAGCTACAGTATATGTCCGTTTGACTGTTTGTAGTGTATTGGGATCTCCGCCAGTTGGCAGCATACAGGTTATAGCCTACGTGCTGTGTGAATGAGTAAAGAATCACAAAAAGTCAATCTTGTTTTTCTTATTCCAACATGCTTAAAGTCCGTTCAATCGACAGAGCATGTAGCCTACAAAGAGCTCATCGCAGGAGCAATGCAACATGCGAGTACACTAGTATATTTCTAGAAGGACATTTGATATAATGTACCGCGGTGCCTACATACCGATTGTGTGAATTAATCAACACATATTTCTACATGCTAGAAAagctaaacaaaaaaataaaatcgggTGCTCTGTTAAAGTGGTTTGTGTAAAAGGTTACCTGGTGTTTAGGTGCTGCTTTGGATGCTGGTTCAGCCTTCATTTTCCTTCCACTCGCCGCGGATAGCTTAAGAAACTCGCTATGCTTCGCCGGGTGACGCGTGTTCAAATGCCTTATTAGATTTGTTGTGCAGAAATTTTTTAACTTGTTTCCCCCACGAGGTATCGTGTTTTTGCATACATTGCAGATGgcaaattttatatttttctcacACACTTTGAAAAAGTTCCACACCGCcgacatgttttgttttgtttccgtaGCGTGTCGCGCGCCTGAGATACCACACGTGCAGCTCCTGGCCAGTGAACGAGGTGAGAGGCGGGACTAAACTACACACGCGCACGCGGTTGTTGCTTTCATCCGCTTGGGCGAGAGTGTATCGGGATTTTACCATGGAGTTTAGTTTGTTCAGTTTCGGTTTGTTAATACATCCGTGATGCCAATCAATCGAGGGCAGATCAGCCGGGATTCAACCACTAGGGCACGCGATACGTCTACTTCTAATGTAGAATTAAAATACTTTGCACTAAAATGTCAAGATTTGGACCTGAATCCATCAACAACACTAGTAAATCCCCATATTCATTGGTGTTGGATTTTAGTTACTCTCtgtaatgaaacaaaaaaaaaacataacagagTCAGATCCACCCTTTAGATTATGTCAGATCGGTAGCCAATTAGAACGTCAAACGCAATACAAGCAGGATTGTAAACCAATGAAAATCGAGAGTGGGCGGgtgctttgttgttgtggttgacGGTTCACTTCCTGCTTTACCTTATAGCGTGACATAGACATATAGTGTGAAATAAACTGCGGGGgtaaaaggagagaagaaaccgAAGACCTGGCAGCAAAGTAGGTATTTTACAAATAATTTCTCATTGCTTTTTCTGTAAAGATTATTTAACTGTAGCCCGTCTGTATATACAGTGTGAGTAaaccaaaaagaaaatgtgttaatCTGAATTTAATGTGCACACCCTCTGCTGCTCACAAGACTGTGGCATGTGATATCGATTAGAGAATCGCACACTACAGTCCTGTTTCAGCTGATGGACTGCCAGGCATATGGGTCAGGGTATGTGTGttgttaattttattttgatacGCTCACTTTGGATAGATTCAGAACTTAAGTTTGTCATATATTTGATTGAATACCTCGATTTCGACGACCACAACATCGAAGTTTAAAAATGTGAGGAGTGGGATGATATTTTAGAGGCGACTAGAACGTTTTGAGTGAAGTTTTCGGTTGATATCCAGAGCAAACTGGAAGGCATTCACTCAGCATTTTACTAACAATATTTCATAACAGCAGTGCTTTATTCCATTTATCTCCATTGCACTGGCCATGTGAAGTTCATGTACTGTAAATCTTAAACATCTTAAACAGTCCAAAatgcaaaaatataaaattgacTGTGACATGAcagaaaaaagcagcaaatcattACCATCCTTAGATGCTGAAACTggatatttatctttttttgctatcaaaatagttgcagataaAGTCTCTGTGTGCCGATGAATCGAGCAGCTTCATATTACATGTTAAATGGACGTTTTGAAGTGTTTTGCATTCCAAATGTGTAatatctgaaaataaaatgtgccTATATTTGAATGTATCCAAATTTAAGATGCcataaccaaaccaaaccaatgTGAATTTTCACACATGGAATGCTGTTCCACATGTGATGAACATGAGAATATGTTTGACCTATGATAAAGTCACATGTCATTTACCTGGTCAAATAAAAGCAAGCCTATGTGCAAAGTTGTATACAAGAGgcaaatgagaaaaaaactttttttataattatgtgAACTGACCCATTTACCTGTCCAATAACCAAATAGTAATTTCTAGTGATATCTATAAACTGTCCAGCTCTAATAagcttgtgttttgtttgtttttaatgatgGTAGGTGTCCTGTTGGATGAGACCTCCAACACACCCAGACAAAGTGGAGTTTATAGATTTCTCTGCCATCAAAAGAAGACAAAGCAGCAGTAAACCATTGAATTTCCACCCTGGACTGAATCCTCTCTCCAAGAGGCGGAATAAACATGGTGCATGTCTACAACTGCCATCCTTTCGCCTCACAGCAGATAGTACAGGTAGGGGGAGCCTGGATGATACTGACAAGTTGTTTTTTCAATGCTAATCACCACTGATCATCCAAATTCTattgttttgtgtctgtatCAAGCTAATTTACcttccctctctgtgtctcaggTGGAGCAGGAGCCTGGACTGGTCTGCTGTGGAGGTGGTGTCTTGTTCGTGGTGGCTGCTGGTGGATGCAAGGTTACtttaaatatgtatatttttaaaccaTAGTTATCCTGTTTTTGGAATTTATTTGTGTGACAAGAAAAACTAAACCCTCATTGATAAAACCTATTATACCTCATTAAATTGATATTCCAGAACTATTGAAAAGCTAATATTATTccttatatacagtattagtCTATATTTACGATCTTCCACTTCCGGGTTTGCTCCGTTGCACACTGCAAATTTCGccgtatgtccttcttttcgtccggatgtccgttaccttccgctttctttgtgttagaatTTGAATAATAgaatggttaactgctcctcagatctctgcagggtaaatccagacagctagctggactatctgtccaatctgagttttctgttgcacgactaaaacagcgtttgaacgtacacatgctccaccaaaacaagttccttcccgaggctattttgagCTCCTTAGTGCCACCCaaaaggactgtgattggtttaaagaaatggcaataaaccagagcacgtttttctcccatcccagaatgctgtgtggactagccagaccctcctccgcagcgctgtggaggaaggtctggcaatgcgagactaatacAGTATCAGTGTAACCTCATAAATAACAGACCTAAATGTCTGCAGATTGTGGGAATACTCATGAGTCACAGCGCTCATCAGTTTATCTTAATTCTTAAGAGATTACCTTTGGAGATGAAAGGTTTCTGCAGCATACTGACCACGTTGTGATGTGTTGAACTCAACCAAGGTGGAGGCCTACAGTGTGGAGCAAGAGGGCTGCCCTTTCATCTGTCGCTTTGCCACCATGGGCACTGTGAAGAGCATCCAGCACAGCAAGattggtaaaaaaacaaaacacaaactctctgtcatcc
The Perca fluviatilis chromosome 9, GENO_Pfluv_1.0, whole genome shotgun sequence genome window above contains:
- the LOC120565508 gene encoding zinc finger BED domain-containing protein 6-like — protein: MSAVWNFFKVCEKNIKFAICNVCKNTIPRGGNKLKNFCTTNLIRHLNTRHPAKHSEFLKLSAASGRKMKAEPASKAAPKHQHKRTTEIGCQTEPDSTNDGAGEVNNRRSKGEVPRTRSTPVKRTRSEVSTDDSSHQPDVTNSTNCTSFESLADLQASSSLSSSTAEPTTSTGDIAAKNKKWETKILRCGRCRQPHPPKDPEGLLLWVQCECCHKLFHTICVSSEMDLDEDEFWCFWCLDV